One Amycolatopsis thermophila DNA segment encodes these proteins:
- a CDS encoding GNAT family N-acetyltransferase — MQPAAYDLESRHPGWPARLGPLRVPAGEIAVRPIRLRDAGDWSRIRLRDQEHLERWEPTGPGPWHDRNSFWSWPPQWTALRSLARRGQCLPFTITVDGEFAGQITIGNVIRASLRSAWVGYWVSSSVVKGGVATAAVALVVDHAFAVAGLHRIEATVRPENAPSIKVLTKAGFRQEGLFKRYLDVAGDWRDHYCYAMTAEEAGPGLVARLVAAGRADYL, encoded by the coding sequence GTGCAGCCAGCAGCGTACGACCTGGAGTCCCGCCACCCCGGCTGGCCGGCGCGGCTGGGCCCGCTCCGCGTTCCGGCCGGTGAGATCGCGGTGCGGCCGATCCGGCTGCGCGACGCGGGCGACTGGAGCCGGATCAGGCTGCGCGACCAGGAGCACCTCGAACGGTGGGAGCCGACCGGACCCGGGCCGTGGCACGACCGGAACAGCTTCTGGTCGTGGCCGCCGCAGTGGACGGCGCTGCGATCGCTGGCGCGGCGCGGGCAGTGCCTGCCGTTCACCATCACGGTGGACGGCGAGTTCGCCGGTCAGATCACGATCGGTAACGTGATCCGCGCCTCACTCCGCTCGGCGTGGGTGGGCTACTGGGTGTCCTCGTCGGTCGTCAAGGGCGGCGTGGCCACGGCCGCCGTCGCGCTGGTCGTGGACCACGCTTTCGCGGTAGCCGGGTTGCACCGGATCGAGGCGACCGTGCGGCCGGAGAACGCGCCGAGCATCAAGGTGCTGACCAAGGCCGGGTTCCGCCAGGAAGGCCTGTTCAAGCGGTACCTGGACGTGGCGGGCGACTGGCGCGACCACTACTGCTACGCGATGACGGCCGAGGAGGCGGGGCCCGGCCTGGTGGCCCGTCTGGTCGCCGCCGGACGCGCCGACTACCTGTGA
- the sepX gene encoding divisome protein SepX/GlpR yields the protein MPSSLIIVALAAAWLVVLVPMVARKRQAVTRTADAELAARVVRSGGGADDAEEEFAMPESTQQSAEADDHVDYDHVDDDVEEFDEEPARPSRGYEPPSERRYRPGRGGFDPEAAEIAARAKYAFRQRVVLCLFLLAIVTAAGAGFLTPTLWGLHAVVDLLLVGYLVYLRRQVRIEAEIRQRRMARLGSRPATRPVRRERPEEEDFEVVSPPPREVPGVERRPSPASRLRGQAVVVDLEDEDPAFHDLDDPDQLPFRRAVGE from the coding sequence TTGCCCAGCTCGCTGATCATCGTCGCCTTGGCCGCGGCCTGGCTCGTCGTGCTCGTGCCCATGGTCGCCCGCAAACGTCAGGCGGTCACGCGGACGGCGGACGCCGAACTGGCCGCCCGAGTGGTCCGCAGCGGGGGCGGCGCAGACGACGCGGAGGAGGAGTTCGCGATGCCCGAGTCCACCCAGCAGAGCGCCGAGGCCGACGACCACGTCGACTACGACCACGTCGACGACGACGTCGAAGAGTTCGACGAGGAGCCGGCCCGCCCGTCGCGCGGGTACGAACCGCCCTCCGAACGCCGCTACCGGCCGGGTCGCGGCGGGTTCGACCCGGAGGCCGCCGAGATCGCCGCGCGCGCCAAGTACGCGTTCCGTCAGCGGGTCGTCCTCTGCCTGTTCCTCCTCGCGATCGTCACGGCCGCGGGGGCGGGTTTCCTGACCCCGACGCTGTGGGGACTGCACGCCGTCGTCGACCTCCTGCTCGTCGGCTACCTCGTCTACCTGCGCCGGCAGGTGCGCATCGAGGCCGAGATCCGCCAGCGGCGGATGGCCCGGCTCGGTTCCCGCCCCGCGACGCGCCCCGTGCGGCGCGAGCGCCCGGAGGAGGAGGACTTCGAGGTCGTCTCACCCCCGCCGCGCGAGGTGCCCGGCGTCGAGCGCAGGCCGTCCCCGGCGTCCCGTCTGCGCGGGCAGGCAGTGGTCGTCGACCTCGAGGACGAGGACCCCGCGTTCCACGACCTGGACGACCCGGACCAGCTCCCGTTCCGGCGGGCGGTCGGTGAGTAG
- a CDS encoding rhodanese-like domain-containing protein, with product MLERTPEIGVDEFAAAWRQETPLIDVRSPDEYAEAHVPGAVNVPLADVLAAPQRFADQDLYVICRSGGRSATAADAVNAAGARAVSVAGGTAGWIDAGHEVKGSSQ from the coding sequence ATGTTGGAGCGGACGCCCGAGATCGGGGTGGACGAGTTCGCCGCCGCGTGGCGGCAGGAGACCCCGTTGATCGATGTGCGATCGCCGGACGAATACGCCGAGGCCCACGTGCCGGGCGCGGTCAACGTGCCGCTTGCGGACGTGCTGGCCGCGCCGCAGCGGTTCGCCGACCAGGACCTGTACGTGATCTGCAGGTCCGGCGGACGCAGCGCGACCGCGGCCGACGCGGTGAACGCGGCCGGCGCGCGAGCGGTCTCGGTCGCCGGCGGGACCGCGGGATGGATCGACGCCGGACACGAGGTGAAAGGGAGTTCGCAGTGA